A part of Onthophagus taurus isolate NC chromosome 7, IU_Otau_3.0, whole genome shotgun sequence genomic DNA contains:
- the LOC111424645 gene encoding phytanoyl-CoA dioxygenase, peroxisomal-like isoform X1 produces the protein MPCSETSLTINICPVFKYTASNRALTNEQRQFYEDNGFIIIRGLVSPADLDRYQQRFIDFCDGKVDKGGMTVMKDLSLLKEGKAKGEYLVNKIQEFLYDDVLFDYAKDPKIVEVVASIIGDNVTAVHSMLINKPPDAHEATSKHPLHQDLHYFPFRPADKICASWTAMERIDEKNGCLFAVPGSHKLELYAHVYPDALTNKAYHGVIGFDDKPKVMMIMEKGDTAFFHPILLHGSGPNLTKGFRKAISVHYASSDCHFIDVKGTTQQNIADEVEAIAKKRGISVDYRVIWKMKSRLVAGQLGKFNEMGSKI, from the exons atgccatgttcagaaacaagtttgacaataaatat ttgcccagtttttaaatatacagCATCAAATCGGGCTTTAACCAACGAACAGCGACAATTCTACGAAGATAATGGTTTCATAATTATCCGTGGTTTGGTAAGCCCAGCCGATTTAGATAGATACCAACAAAGATTTATCGATTTCTGCGATGGCAAAGTCGATAAAGGTGGTATGACCGTAATGAAGGATTTGTCTTTGCTGAAAGAAGGTAAAGCCAAAGGAGAGTATCTAGTCAATaaaattcaagaatttttatacGATGATGTCCTCTTCGACTACGCCAAAGATCCAAAAATTGTTGAAGTGGTTGCTAGCATCATAGGCGATAATGTTACCGCTGTTCACTCTATGTTGATTAATAAACCACCAGATGCGCATGAAGCTACCTCAAAACATCCATTACAtcaa gATTTGCATTATTTTCCATTTAGACCAGCTGATAAAATATGTGCATCATGGACTGCAATGGAGCgaattgatgaaaaaaatgGTTGTTTATTCGCTGTTCCTGGATCACATAAATTGGAATTATATGCGCATGTTTATCCAGAT gCATTAACAAATAAAGCTTACCACGGAGTAATCGGTTTTGATGataaaccaaaagtgatgatGATTATGGAAAAAGGAGATACGGCATTTTTCCATCCAATTCTTCTTCACGGTTCCGGTCCAAATTTAACGAAAGGTTTCCGAAAAGCAATTTCCGTTCATTACGCGAGCAGTGATTGCCACTTTATTGACGTAAAAGGAACGACGCAACAAAATATCGCCGATGAAGTCGAAGCGATTGCCAAAAAAAGAGGAATCAGCGTTGATTACCGAGTTATTTGGAAAATGAAAAGCCGTTTGGTTGCTGGACAACTTGGAAAATTCAATGAAATGGGGAgcaaaatttaa
- the LOC111424645 gene encoding phytanoyl-CoA dioxygenase, peroxisomal-like isoform X2 has protein sequence MASCPVFKYTASNRALTNEQRQFYEDNGFIIIRGLVSPADLDRYQQRFIDFCDGKVDKGGMTVMKDLSLLKEGKAKGEYLVNKIQEFLYDDVLFDYAKDPKIVEVVASIIGDNVTAVHSMLINKPPDAHEATSKHPLHQDLHYFPFRPADKICASWTAMERIDEKNGCLFAVPGSHKLELYAHVYPDALTNKAYHGVIGFDDKPKVMMIMEKGDTAFFHPILLHGSGPNLTKGFRKAISVHYASSDCHFIDVKGTTQQNIADEVEAIAKKRGISVDYRVIWKMKSRLVAGQLGKFNEMGSKI, from the exons ATGGCATC ttgcccagtttttaaatatacagCATCAAATCGGGCTTTAACCAACGAACAGCGACAATTCTACGAAGATAATGGTTTCATAATTATCCGTGGTTTGGTAAGCCCAGCCGATTTAGATAGATACCAACAAAGATTTATCGATTTCTGCGATGGCAAAGTCGATAAAGGTGGTATGACCGTAATGAAGGATTTGTCTTTGCTGAAAGAAGGTAAAGCCAAAGGAGAGTATCTAGTCAATaaaattcaagaatttttatacGATGATGTCCTCTTCGACTACGCCAAAGATCCAAAAATTGTTGAAGTGGTTGCTAGCATCATAGGCGATAATGTTACCGCTGTTCACTCTATGTTGATTAATAAACCACCAGATGCGCATGAAGCTACCTCAAAACATCCATTACAtcaa gATTTGCATTATTTTCCATTTAGACCAGCTGATAAAATATGTGCATCATGGACTGCAATGGAGCgaattgatgaaaaaaatgGTTGTTTATTCGCTGTTCCTGGATCACATAAATTGGAATTATATGCGCATGTTTATCCAGAT gCATTAACAAATAAAGCTTACCACGGAGTAATCGGTTTTGATGataaaccaaaagtgatgatGATTATGGAAAAAGGAGATACGGCATTTTTCCATCCAATTCTTCTTCACGGTTCCGGTCCAAATTTAACGAAAGGTTTCCGAAAAGCAATTTCCGTTCATTACGCGAGCAGTGATTGCCACTTTATTGACGTAAAAGGAACGACGCAACAAAATATCGCCGATGAAGTCGAAGCGATTGCCAAAAAAAGAGGAATCAGCGTTGATTACCGAGTTATTTGGAAAATGAAAAGCCGTTTGGTTGCTGGACAACTTGGAAAATTCAATGAAATGGGGAgcaaaatttaa